A genomic window from Halorubrum lacusprofundi ATCC 49239 includes:
- a CDS encoding cation:proton antiporter yields MFAAIAGVGALANRLGQSVIPFYIVAGMVLGEFVLGRVALPVVGTTYIPESEFIAIGAELGIVFLLFFLGLEFNLDRLLARRRQIGTAGTIDLANFGAGFVLGWLVFGAFLPAFLIAGIVYISSSAVITKSLIDLGWIANDEAEPMLGTLVYEDLFIAVYLAVASAIALGGGDVGAAAVDVGIAIGFILGLLGLVQFGTPAFARLVDTTNREFIALRSIATVVLVAGGALALGVSEAVAAFFVGMAFASTDHTHEIETLLEPVRDTFAAVFFFWIGLVTDPLLFGGVAALIALAVIVTTPTKLITGFLAGRAFDLNARRSTRVALGMTTRGEFSLIIATIAVTAGEAGAFDPALAATINAFAVGYVLVMAILGTTLMQYSEPFESAVASWLDRSEPAGDGESSG; encoded by the coding sequence ATGTTCGCTGCGATCGCCGGCGTCGGCGCGCTCGCGAACCGGCTCGGCCAGTCGGTGATCCCCTTCTACATCGTCGCCGGAATGGTCCTCGGTGAGTTCGTGCTCGGCCGGGTCGCGCTGCCGGTCGTCGGCACTACCTACATCCCCGAGTCGGAGTTCATCGCGATCGGCGCGGAACTCGGGATCGTCTTTCTCCTCTTTTTCCTCGGACTGGAGTTCAACCTCGATCGGCTGCTCGCGCGGCGACGCCAGATCGGGACGGCGGGGACGATCGACCTCGCGAACTTCGGCGCCGGGTTCGTTCTCGGGTGGCTCGTCTTCGGCGCCTTCCTGCCGGCGTTTCTGATCGCCGGTATCGTGTACATCTCCTCGTCGGCGGTGATCACGAAGTCGCTCATCGACCTCGGCTGGATCGCCAACGACGAGGCGGAGCCGATGCTCGGGACCCTCGTCTACGAGGACCTGTTCATCGCGGTGTACCTCGCAGTCGCGTCCGCGATCGCGCTCGGCGGCGGGGACGTTGGGGCAGCCGCCGTCGACGTCGGGATCGCGATCGGGTTCATCCTCGGGCTCTTGGGCCTCGTCCAGTTCGGCACGCCCGCGTTCGCTCGGCTCGTCGACACCACCAACCGGGAGTTCATCGCGCTCCGGTCGATCGCGACCGTAGTGCTCGTCGCAGGCGGGGCGCTCGCGCTCGGCGTCAGCGAGGCGGTTGCCGCCTTCTTCGTCGGGATGGCGTTCGCCTCGACAGATCACACCCACGAGATCGAGACGCTGCTCGAACCCGTCAGAGACACGTTCGCCGCGGTGTTCTTCTTCTGGATCGGCCTCGTCACCGACCCGCTGCTGTTCGGCGGGGTGGCGGCGCTGATCGCGCTCGCGGTGATCGTGACGACGCCGACGAAGCTCATTACCGGCTTTCTCGCCGGGCGTGCGTTCGATCTGAACGCCCGCCGGTCGACTCGCGTCGCGCTCGGAATGACCACCCGCGGGGAGTTCTCGCTGATCATCGCGACGATCGCGGTGACCGCGGGGGAGGCCGGCGCATTCGACCCGGCGCTCGCGGCGACGATCAACGCCTTCGCCGTCGGCTACGTGCTCGTGATGGCGATCCTCGGCACGACGCTGATGCAGTACTCCGAGCCGTTCGAGTCGGCGGTGGCCTCGTGGCTGGATCGATCGGAACCGGCAGGTGACGGAGAGAGCAGTGGATAG
- a CDS encoding MFS transporter, translating into MDSAEQRIVAFTAGSHGLVHTYELSIPILLTVWVGEFSTTAAVLGLVVTVGYGLFGVGALPGGILVDRFGSKPLILACLGGMAGSFLLVSLAPNLLTLALAIAVWGVTASVYHPAGLSLLSKSVDQRGTALGYHGIGGNLGIALGPLATALLLLAFDWRIVTAALTVPAAVVAAYGLTVDIDDALPDTENAVSDGDIDGDGGSGANGAASLSTIADDTRVLLAGGFLIVFVFVTFSGLYYRTFLTFLPDLLGDVLGGLIDIQLIDPESPYAEEFDVARYLYVAVLMVGVLGQYLGGRIADRVPPERALMVLMGILTVLALLFVPASETIVTFIAVSLLLGVVLFTVQPLSQATVAAYSPSEARGISFGYTYLGIFGFGSLGAALAGTVLTRAGPRELFFVLAGIAALGALSAAGVSRLATRQD; encoded by the coding sequence ATGGATTCTGCCGAGCAACGGATCGTGGCGTTCACCGCCGGATCGCACGGGCTCGTCCACACCTACGAGCTCTCGATCCCGATTCTGTTGACCGTGTGGGTCGGGGAGTTCTCGACGACGGCCGCGGTTCTCGGACTCGTCGTGACTGTCGGCTACGGACTGTTCGGCGTCGGCGCACTTCCGGGCGGCATCCTCGTCGACCGATTCGGGTCCAAGCCGCTCATTCTCGCCTGTCTCGGCGGAATGGCGGGATCGTTTCTCCTCGTGAGCCTCGCGCCCAACCTCCTCACGCTCGCGCTCGCGATCGCCGTGTGGGGGGTCACTGCGAGCGTCTATCACCCGGCGGGGCTGTCGCTGCTCTCGAAGTCGGTCGATCAGCGCGGGACTGCGCTCGGCTACCACGGGATCGGGGGGAACCTCGGGATCGCGCTCGGCCCGCTGGCGACCGCGCTCCTCCTCTTAGCCTTCGACTGGCGGATCGTCACGGCCGCGCTCACGGTACCCGCGGCCGTGGTCGCCGCCTACGGTCTCACCGTCGATATCGACGACGCGCTTCCTGACACTGAGAACGCGGTTTCCGATGGCGACATCGACGGCGACGGAGGGAGCGGCGCGAACGGAGCGGCCTCGCTGTCGACGATCGCCGACGACACGCGCGTGCTGCTCGCCGGCGGCTTCCTGATCGTGTTCGTCTTCGTCACGTTCAGCGGACTCTACTACCGCACGTTTCTCACGTTCCTGCCGGATCTCCTCGGCGACGTACTCGGCGGGCTGATCGATATCCAACTCATCGACCCTGAAAGCCCGTACGCCGAGGAGTTCGACGTGGCACGATATCTGTACGTCGCCGTTCTCATGGTCGGCGTACTCGGGCAGTACCTCGGCGGGCGGATCGCCGATCGCGTGCCGCCGGAGCGCGCGCTGATGGTTCTGATGGGAATATTGACGGTCCTCGCGCTGTTGTTCGTCCCCGCCAGCGAGACCATCGTGACGTTCATCGCGGTCTCACTGCTGCTCGGCGTCGTGCTGTTCACGGTCCAGCCACTCTCGCAGGCGACGGTCGCGGCCTACTCTCCGAGCGAGGCGCGCGGGATCTCGTTCGGCTACACGTACCTCGGGATCTTCGGTTTCGGCTCGCTGGGCGCTGCGCTCGCGGGGACGGTCCTCACCCGAGCGGGACCACGAGAGCTCTTTTTCGTCCTCGCGGGTATCGCGGCCCTCGGCGCCCTCTCCGCGGCCGGAGTCTCTCGGCTCGCGACGCGGCAGGACTGA
- a CDS encoding TrkA C-terminal domain-containing protein, giving the protein MPITESDLPGVGKKFEINLDDGEMVVVIHNTGKREVFRRPNPDADSEKVFEFSDDLARTIGSIIEGAHFQPVEPATQETTLPGGILLEWYELHPGSPLIGETLESADIGNRTGLAVVAIQRDDEVIDSPGAQTTLREGDTLIGVGTPENCEAFEEILTG; this is encoded by the coding sequence ATGCCGATCACGGAATCTGACCTCCCGGGCGTCGGGAAGAAGTTCGAGATCAACCTTGACGACGGCGAGATGGTCGTCGTCATCCACAATACGGGGAAACGTGAGGTGTTCCGCCGACCCAATCCGGACGCCGATTCCGAGAAGGTGTTCGAGTTCAGCGACGACCTCGCCCGGACGATCGGGTCGATCATCGAGGGGGCGCACTTCCAGCCGGTCGAGCCGGCCACCCAGGAGACGACGCTGCCGGGCGGAATCCTCCTTGAGTGGTACGAGCTTCACCCCGGCTCCCCGCTCATCGGTGAGACGCTGGAAAGCGCCGACATCGGGAACCGAACGGGGCTCGCAGTCGTCGCGATCCAGCGCGACGACGAGGTGATCGACAGCCCGGGGGCCCAGACGACCCTCCGCGAAGGTGACACGCTGATCGGGGTCGGGACGCCGGAGAACTGCGAGGCGTTCGAGGAAATTCTCACCGGATGA
- the ilvA gene encoding threonine ammonia-lyase, protein MISLSDVREARERVGDVARHTPLERSRTFSEMSGADVHLKLENFQRTGAFKIRGAMNRIATLSESEREAGVVTASAGNHAQGVALAADRAGVDATVVMPRFAPVSKVKATRGYGASVRLEGVDYDEAQAYAHELERKESRTYVHAFDDPVVMAGQGTIGLEIVDDCPDLDTVVVPIGGGGLISGVAVAIKEQLPDVRVVGVQAEGAASAGESLKRGEVYEIDSVDTIADGIATRSIGEQTLEVMSEYVDEVVTVDDREIALALTLLLERSKTLVEGAGAVALAAVLSEAFEYENDETIVAALCGGNIDLNRLGTVIRRGLVQMGRYLKITIDLKDRPGELERVSSIVARTGANVYAVHHDRTSRDVAVNAAELELELETDDAEHAADIVDALEADGYVVEVLS, encoded by the coding sequence ATGATCAGCCTCTCCGACGTTCGCGAAGCGCGCGAGCGCGTCGGCGACGTCGCTCGGCACACCCCCTTAGAGCGATCCCGAACCTTCTCAGAGATGAGCGGCGCGGACGTCCACCTCAAACTGGAGAACTTCCAACGAACTGGAGCGTTCAAGATCCGCGGGGCGATGAACCGGATCGCCACGCTCTCCGAGAGCGAGCGCGAGGCCGGCGTGGTCACCGCGAGCGCGGGCAATCACGCGCAGGGCGTCGCGCTCGCGGCCGACCGTGCAGGCGTCGACGCCACCGTCGTGATGCCGCGATTTGCGCCTGTCTCGAAGGTGAAGGCCACCCGCGGGTACGGCGCCAGCGTCCGGCTGGAGGGCGTCGACTACGACGAGGCGCAGGCGTACGCCCACGAGCTTGAACGGAAGGAGAGCCGGACCTACGTCCACGCGTTCGACGACCCCGTGGTGATGGCCGGACAGGGGACGATCGGCTTAGAGATCGTCGACGACTGCCCCGACCTCGACACGGTCGTCGTCCCGATCGGCGGCGGCGGGCTCATCTCGGGCGTCGCGGTCGCGATCAAAGAGCAGCTCCCCGACGTGCGTGTCGTCGGCGTGCAGGCCGAAGGGGCCGCCTCCGCGGGCGAGTCGCTGAAACGAGGCGAGGTCTACGAGATCGACAGCGTCGACACCATCGCCGACGGGATCGCCACCCGGTCGATCGGCGAGCAGACGCTGGAAGTGATGTCGGAGTACGTCGACGAGGTCGTCACGGTCGACGACCGCGAGATCGCCTTGGCGCTCACGCTCCTCTTAGAGCGCTCGAAGACGCTCGTCGAGGGGGCCGGCGCGGTCGCGCTCGCGGCCGTCCTCTCGGAGGCGTTCGAGTACGAGAACGACGAGACGATCGTCGCCGCGCTCTGTGGCGGCAACATCGACCTCAACCGCCTCGGCACCGTGATCCGACGGGGACTGGTCCAAATGGGCCGATACCTCAAGATCACGATCGACCTGAAAGACCGGCCGGGAGAGTTAGAGCGCGTCTCCAGTATCGTCGCTCGCACCGGCGCGAACGTGTACGCCGTTCACCACGACCGCACCTCGCGGGATGTGGCCGTCAACGCCGCCGAACTGGAGCTCGAACTGGAGACCGACGACGCCGAACACGCCGCCGACATCGTCGACGCCCTCGAAGCCGACGGCTACGTGGTCGAAGTGCTCTCGTGA
- a CDS encoding DUF502 domain-containing protein translates to MSTWKRDFASGLIVLAPLLVLLLVLQWIYQYIASIPLIEGLQPAIIPAPLEPISRVIIAMAVFATVVLAVGYFMRTTFGRLAESAVDGAINRIPALRVVYNASKLAIETAVSGTDELQSPVYIETWPGIRMTAFRTGKKTRDGKIVLFMPTAPNITTGFVIEVEPERIEETGETVEEGMTRVLSAGFAESAHQVPVEEERPPEGTTGQPGGVGGVRTDGTPGESDRPSTDGGGEGD, encoded by the coding sequence ATGTCCACGTGGAAACGCGATTTCGCCAGCGGCCTCATCGTGCTGGCTCCCCTGTTGGTGCTGCTTCTCGTCCTCCAGTGGATCTACCAGTACATCGCATCGATCCCGCTGATCGAGGGGCTCCAACCGGCGATCATTCCGGCGCCGCTGGAGCCGATCTCGCGGGTAATCATCGCGATGGCGGTGTTCGCGACGGTCGTCCTCGCGGTCGGGTACTTCATGCGAACGACGTTCGGCCGGCTGGCAGAGTCAGCCGTCGACGGCGCGATAAATCGGATTCCGGCGCTGCGTGTGGTGTACAATGCCTCGAAGCTCGCGATCGAGACGGCCGTCTCCGGAACTGACGAGCTACAGAGCCCCGTCTACATCGAGACGTGGCCGGGGATCCGCATGACCGCGTTCCGGACCGGGAAGAAGACCCGCGACGGGAAAATCGTCCTGTTCATGCCGACCGCGCCGAACATCACCACCGGGTTCGTCATCGAGGTCGAGCCGGAGCGCATCGAGGAGACCGGGGAGACCGTTGAGGAGGGGATGACGCGCGTCCTCTCGGCCGGGTTCGCCGAGTCCGCGCATCAGGTCCCCGTCGAGGAGGAGCGACCGCCCGAGGGGACCACCGGGCAGCCTGGGGGCGTCGGCGGCGTCCGCACCGACGGAACCCCGGGTGAGTCCGACCGTCCGTCCACGGACGGAGGCGGTGAAGGCGACTAA
- a CDS encoding DUF120 domain-containing protein, with amino-acid sequence MAEATSTADPDPAAIAALKHVGLAGGLTETKVSCAALGDRLDASTQTASRRLQTLESVGYIERDVVGDGQWVRVTDAGEAALRAEYADYRRLFETDVELVLRGAVTGGMGEGRHYITLPGYAEQFRARLGYEPFPGTLNVDLSEESVRRRGEMAGIDAVPIDAWEGEDRTYGAASCYGVTLVTGDERYEEVHAIVPDRTHHDDDQLELIAPERLRDALGLGDGDAVEVRVAATSRADTPESDYVEESDDENETPADPVETEVA; translated from the coding sequence ATGGCAGAAGCGACGTCGACGGCGGACCCCGACCCGGCCGCGATCGCGGCCCTGAAACACGTCGGGCTCGCCGGCGGCCTGACCGAGACGAAGGTGTCGTGTGCGGCCCTCGGCGACCGACTCGATGCCTCGACGCAAACCGCCTCCCGGCGACTTCAGACGCTCGAATCCGTGGGGTACATCGAGCGTGACGTGGTCGGCGACGGCCAGTGGGTACGCGTCACCGACGCGGGCGAGGCGGCCCTCCGCGCCGAGTACGCAGACTACCGCCGGCTGTTCGAGACCGACGTAGAACTCGTGCTTCGCGGCGCGGTCACCGGCGGGATGGGCGAGGGGCGCCACTACATCACCCTGCCCGGCTACGCCGAGCAGTTCCGAGCACGGCTGGGCTACGAGCCGTTCCCGGGCACGCTCAACGTCGATCTCTCGGAGGAGAGCGTCCGCCGGCGCGGCGAGATGGCCGGCATCGATGCGGTGCCGATCGACGCGTGGGAAGGCGAGGACCGCACCTACGGCGCGGCCTCGTGTTACGGCGTCACGCTCGTCACGGGCGACGAGCGCTACGAGGAGGTCCACGCGATCGTCCCCGACCGCACCCACCACGACGACGACCAGCTCGAACTGATCGCCCCCGAGCGGCTCCGCGACGCGCTCGGCCTCGGCGACGGCGACGCGGTCGAGGTCCGCGTAGCCGCCACAAGTCGGGCGGACACCCCCGAAAGCGATTACGTGGAGGAGAGCGACGACGAAAACGAGACCCCCGCGGACCCCGTCGAGACGGAGGTCGCCTGA
- the ribB gene encoding 3,4-dihydroxy-2-butanone-4-phosphate synthase has translation MRADADTDVDAVPGSDADSVNRALDAFRAGDPVCVHDFADREGETDIIYPAGAVDEAAVAHMRNDAGGLICVAVADSVADAFGLPFLADALDHPAVNDDPEYDDRSSFSLPVNHRETFTGITDEDRARTIVELAVSAAAVDADPAGYDPDDFAAEFRAPGHVHVLRGAHDGLRGRTGHTELGLAMAEAVDAAPAAVVCEMLDDETGAALTPADAEAYARRRQIPYVEGAALVEAFK, from the coding sequence ATGCGCGCCGACGCCGACACTGATGTCGACGCCGTCCCGGGCTCTGACGCCGACTCCGTCAACCGCGCCCTCGACGCGTTCCGCGCGGGCGATCCGGTCTGTGTCCACGACTTCGCGGACCGCGAGGGCGAGACGGACATCATCTACCCGGCTGGCGCCGTCGACGAGGCGGCGGTCGCGCACATGCGAAACGACGCGGGTGGGCTGATCTGCGTCGCAGTCGCAGATTCCGTTGCAGACGCGTTCGGGCTCCCGTTCCTCGCGGACGCGCTCGACCATCCCGCGGTCAACGACGACCCCGAGTACGACGATCGCTCTTCCTTCTCGCTGCCCGTGAACCACCGCGAGACGTTCACCGGGATCACCGATGAGGACCGCGCCCGAACCATCGTCGAGCTGGCGGTGTCCGCCGCCGCCGTCGACGCCGACCCCGCGGGGTACGACCCCGATGACTTTGCTGCGGAGTTCCGTGCGCCCGGCCACGTCCACGTGCTGCGGGGCGCTCACGACGGCCTGCGCGGGCGAACCGGTCACACCGAGCTCGGCCTTGCGATGGCTGAGGCGGTCGACGCCGCCCCCGCCGCCGTGGTCTGCGAGATGCTCGACGACGAGACGGGCGCCGCGCTGACGCCCGCGGACGCCGAGGCGTACGCTCGCCGGCGACAGATTCCCTACGTCGAGGGTGCGGCTCTCGTCGAGGCCTTTAAATAA
- a CDS encoding CDP-2,3-bis-(O-geranylgeranyl)-sn-glycerol synthase, giving the protein MIGSLVATAFWAMLPAYVPNNAAVLAGGGRPIDGGRDWRGARLLGDGKTWRGTAVGTLTGVVLALALNRIAEPASAALGVDLPTFALPAAFALAFGAMCGDIGASFLKRRSGRERGAAFPGLDQLDFVVVALAAVFVVDTDWALAVFTPSVLVVVLVMTPILHVVTNVGAYALGLKNEPW; this is encoded by the coding sequence ATGATCGGTTCGCTCGTCGCGACCGCGTTCTGGGCGATGTTGCCCGCCTACGTACCGAACAACGCCGCGGTGCTCGCGGGCGGCGGCCGCCCCATCGACGGCGGCCGCGACTGGCGCGGCGCCCGCCTGCTCGGCGACGGGAAGACGTGGCGCGGCACCGCGGTCGGCACCCTGACCGGGGTCGTCCTCGCGCTCGCGCTCAACCGTATCGCGGAGCCCGCGAGCGCCGCGCTCGGGGTCGACCTTCCGACGTTCGCGCTCCCGGCCGCGTTCGCGCTCGCGTTCGGCGCGATGTGCGGCGACATCGGTGCCTCGTTCCTCAAGCGTCGGTCGGGCCGGGAGCGCGGGGCAGCGTTCCCGGGACTCGACCAGCTCGACTTCGTCGTCGTCGCGCTCGCCGCCGTCTTCGTCGTCGATACCGACTGGGCGCTCGCGGTGTTCACGCCCTCCGTCCTCGTAGTCGTCCTCGTGATGACGCCGATCCTCCACGTCGTCACGAACGTCGGCGCCTACGCGCTCGGGCTGAAGAACGAGCCGTGGTGA
- a CDS encoding ribonuclease catalytic domain-containing protein, producing the protein MSDDEPKPGSAEDQGPVTITPELADRLAEKRTELFEEFEIRDEFPNEVLREAETRTEDVYEEIEAEIDERKDLRDLTTWTTDPIDAQDFDDAISIEREEGAYRLWVHIADVTHYVTPDTAMWEEAVKRANTVYLPDYTIHMLPPVLAETVCSLVPNEDRLAHTVEMEIDDETLSFEDIDIYKSVINSDERLTYKECEERLEDPSLPLGEENELAYELADRMHEQRKEDGSLVLNPSRDRAHTIIEESMLKANKAVTHTLMWDRGVEAMYRVHPQPTPDQWSKALREIQELDGVSIPGDAWGDDPRKAVNAALETAPDRQLNKIQRAVLKVMPRAKYMNDPFGGHHALNFDIYGHFTSPIRRLSDTINHWIVHENDVPENILELCDHASDKQKDGETAERLYKQFLQEQGLDPYAVNNRGVKVVEDPEEAKHTI; encoded by the coding sequence ATGTCAGACGACGAGCCGAAACCGGGGTCCGCGGAGGACCAGGGTCCCGTGACGATCACGCCGGAGCTGGCCGACCGTCTTGCCGAGAAGCGGACGGAGCTGTTCGAGGAGTTCGAGATCCGCGACGAATTTCCGAACGAGGTCCTCCGCGAAGCCGAGACCCGGACCGAGGACGTGTACGAGGAGATCGAAGCCGAGATCGACGAGCGGAAGGATCTCCGTGACCTGACAACGTGGACCACCGACCCGATCGACGCGCAGGATTTCGACGACGCCATCTCCATCGAGCGCGAGGAGGGCGCCTACCGACTGTGGGTCCACATCGCCGACGTGACCCACTACGTCACCCCCGACACCGCGATGTGGGAGGAGGCGGTCAAGCGGGCCAACACGGTCTACCTGCCGGATTACACGATCCACATGCTTCCGCCGGTCCTCGCAGAGACCGTCTGCTCGCTCGTCCCGAACGAGGACCGGCTTGCACACACCGTCGAGATGGAGATCGACGACGAGACGCTCTCGTTCGAGGACATCGACATTTACAAGTCCGTCATCAACTCCGACGAGCGGCTCACCTACAAGGAGTGCGAGGAACGGTTGGAAGACCCCTCTTTGCCCCTCGGCGAGGAGAACGAGCTCGCCTACGAGCTGGCCGATCGGATGCACGAACAGCGCAAGGAGGACGGCTCGCTCGTGTTGAACCCCAGTCGCGACCGCGCACACACCATCATCGAGGAGTCGATGCTGAAAGCGAACAAGGCGGTGACACACACCCTGATGTGGGACCGCGGCGTCGAAGCGATGTACCGCGTCCACCCGCAGCCGACGCCCGACCAGTGGAGCAAGGCGCTCCGCGAGATCCAAGAGCTCGACGGGGTCTCGATCCCCGGCGACGCGTGGGGCGACGACCCTCGCAAGGCCGTCAACGCCGCCTTAGAGACGGCTCCGGACCGCCAGCTCAACAAGATCCAACGCGCCGTGTTGAAGGTGATGCCCCGAGCGAAGTACATGAACGACCCGTTCGGCGGCCACCACGCGCTCAACTTCGACATCTACGGTCACTTTACCTCACCCATCCGGCGGCTCTCGGACACGATCAACCACTGGATCGTCCACGAGAACGACGTGCCGGAGAACATCCTCGAACTGTGCGATCACGCCAGTGACAAACAGAAGGACGGCGAGACCGCGGAGCGACTTTATAAGCAGTTCCTCCAAGAGCAGGGGCTCGACCCCTACGCGGTCAACAACCGCGGGGTCAAAGTCGTTGAGGACCCCGAGGAAGCGAAGCACACGATCTGA
- a CDS encoding proline dehydrogenase family protein: MIPPIARRFVAGESAPEAIEHARARNEDGVAVILNLLGEHYDDPADARADTDAYLALLTDIADSGLDASISVKPSQIGLDVSDECFEGHYREIVARAHELDAFVWCDMEDADTTDATLDAFESIAEEYPWSVGQCIQSNLKRTREDLDRLSDVPGKIRLVKGAYDEPEAIAHKEQSRVDEAYREDLRFLFERRDRGIAVGSHDPAMISLADRLAREHGADYEVQMLMGVREDAQRDLAAQGVDVAQYAPYGTKWLSYFYRRVRERRQNLGFAVRAVLGR; this comes from the coding sequence ATGATTCCTCCCATCGCGCGACGGTTCGTCGCGGGCGAGAGCGCCCCGGAAGCCATCGAACACGCCCGAGCGCGCAACGAGGACGGCGTCGCCGTCATCCTGAACCTGCTCGGCGAGCACTACGACGATCCCGCCGACGCGCGCGCCGACACCGACGCGTACCTCGCGCTCTTGACGGACATCGCCGACAGCGGGCTCGACGCCAGCATCTCGGTAAAACCCTCCCAGATCGGTCTCGACGTGTCCGACGAGTGCTTCGAGGGGCACTATCGCGAAATCGTCGCCCGCGCACACGAACTCGACGCGTTCGTCTGGTGTGACATGGAGGACGCGGACACCACCGACGCGACGCTCGACGCCTTCGAGTCGATCGCCGAGGAGTACCCGTGGAGCGTCGGCCAATGCATCCAGTCGAACCTCAAGCGCACCCGCGAGGACCTCGACCGCCTCAGCGACGTGCCCGGCAAGATCAGGCTCGTGAAGGGCGCGTACGACGAGCCGGAGGCCATCGCTCATAAGGAACAGTCGCGGGTCGACGAGGCGTACCGCGAGGACCTCCGCTTCCTCTTCGAGCGCCGCGACCGCGGGATCGCCGTCGGCTCCCACGATCCCGCGATGATCTCGCTCGCCGACCGGCTCGCTCGGGAGCATGGGGCCGACTACGAGGTCCAGATGCTGATGGGCGTTCGGGAGGACGCCCAGCGCGACCTCGCCGCGCAGGGGGTGGACGTGGCCCAGTACGCTCCCTACGGGACCAAGTGGCTCTCTTACTTCTACCGACGGGTGCGCGAGCGCAGGCAGAACCTGGGGTTCGCCGTCCGCGCGGTGCTCGGGCGATGA
- a CDS encoding DUF7562 family protein produces the protein MWRSRKSRDRRTVICITCGDSVLREDAREYDKEGDRWNRRDKEFEYLCTDCDNEICHQPRDGLESLITSIESDGLSREEFLDRYADAVDNADESRGRSERDR, from the coding sequence ATGTGGCGCTCCCGGAAGAGCCGGGACCGGCGGACGGTGATCTGCATCACGTGTGGTGACTCGGTACTGCGCGAGGACGCACGTGAGTACGACAAGGAGGGTGACCGCTGGAACCGGCGCGACAAGGAGTTCGAGTACCTCTGTACCGACTGCGACAATGAGATCTGTCACCAGCCGCGCGACGGGCTCGAATCGCTAATCACCTCGATCGAGTCGGACGGGCTCTCCCGCGAGGAGTTCCTCGACCGCTACGCCGACGCCGTCGACAACGCCGACGAGTCGCGCGGGCGCTCTGAGCGCGACCGGTAA
- a CDS encoding branched-chain amino acid transaminase — MGFDEMDVDTIWKNGEYLDWEDATTHVLTHALHYGSGVFEGVRCYDTEQGPAIFRWEEHLDRLFDSAKMYDMEIEYSREEITEATLELLDRQDLDSAYIRPLAYFGYDSLGVSPKDCPTDLVLAAWPWGAYLGEEALEEGVDVMVSSWRKHASSQVPTNVKTTGLYVNSMLAGEEARRNGYVEAIVLNKEGNVAEGPGENIFMVNDGEIYTTGPAQSILEGITRDTVIELAKERGYTVHDEAVISRGQLYTADELFFTGSAVEVTPIRSVDDTEIGSGTCGPVTEELQSAFFDLVERRTDAHDDWFTYL; from the coding sequence ATGGGATTTGACGAGATGGACGTCGACACGATCTGGAAGAACGGCGAGTACCTCGACTGGGAGGACGCGACCACGCACGTGCTGACCCACGCGCTCCACTACGGGAGCGGCGTGTTCGAGGGCGTCCGCTGTTACGACACCGAGCAGGGGCCAGCGATCTTCCGCTGGGAGGAACACCTCGACCGGCTGTTCGACTCCGCGAAGATGTACGACATGGAGATCGAATACTCCCGCGAGGAGATCACCGAGGCCACCCTCGAACTCCTCGACCGGCAGGACCTCGACTCCGCGTATATCCGGCCGCTCGCCTACTTCGGCTACGACTCGCTCGGCGTCTCGCCGAAGGACTGCCCGACCGACCTCGTGCTCGCGGCGTGGCCGTGGGGCGCGTACCTCGGTGAGGAGGCGTTAGAGGAGGGCGTCGACGTGATGGTCTCCTCGTGGCGGAAACACGCCTCCTCGCAGGTGCCGACGAACGTGAAGACCACCGGCCTCTACGTCAACTCCATGCTCGCGGGCGAGGAGGCCCGCCGCAACGGCTACGTCGAGGCCATCGTCCTGAACAAGGAGGGCAACGTCGCCGAGGGGCCGGGCGAGAACATCTTCATGGTTAACGACGGCGAGATCTACACCACCGGTCCCGCACAGTCGATCCTCGAAGGGATCACCCGCGACACCGTCATCGAACTGGCGAAGGAGCGCGGCTACACCGTCCACGACGAGGCGGTCATCTCCCGCGGACAGCTGTACACCGCCGACGAGCTGTTCTTCACCGGCTCCGCCGTCGAGGTGACTCCGATCCGCTCCGTCGATGACACCGAGATCGGCTCGGGCACTTGCGGCCCGGTCACCGAGGAACTCCAAAGCGCCTTCTTCGACCTCGTGGAGCGGCGAACCGACGCCCACGACGACTGGTTCACGTACCTGTAG